A genomic window from Pyricularia oryzae 70-15 chromosome 7, whole genome shotgun sequence includes:
- a CDS encoding AGC/PKA protein kinase — MAAALAHSSGMIPSMVGVPPSTSYENGSGGNSSTTAGHGSVNDGSRTSRNALQGDLKSDAASAQSQNRKLQLSDFKKVRTLGTGTFARVCLVRPSNPQNETERNKVFALKILRKSEVVKLKQIDHVRHERAILADVSGFPFITNMLASFSDHDFLYIVLDYVPGGELFSYLRKYRRFDEDMARFYAAEIVLVLEYLHEAQDGVAYRDLKPENLLLDGQGHIKLVDFGFAKRLGGRRDGDNSGTQETYTLCGTPEYLAPEVIHNKGHTTAVDWWALGILIYEFLTGYPPFWHQNPIEIYKQIVEKPVVFPQDPPISPNAQDIIRQFCTVDRSRRLGNISGGAARVKEHPFFEGVDWEAIYSRKFPGPILPPIRYPGDAQCFDIYPEEDVGKDPYTDEMAQKYDHYFQDF, encoded by the exons ATGGCGGCTGCTCTGGCGCATTCGTCGGGGATGATTCCTTCCATGGTTGGAGTCCCACCGTCGACATCATACGAAaatggcagcggcggcaacaGTAGCACAACAGCGGGCCATGGATCGGTAAACGACGGCAGCCGAACCAGCCGGAATGCGCTGCAAGGTGACCTCAAGTCCGATGCCGCATCTGCCCAATCACAAAATAGGAAGCTCCAACTGAGTGACTTTAAAAAGGTCCGGACGTTGGGAACAG GAACGTTTGCCCGAGTCTGCCTTGTCCGACCATCGAACCCGCAGAACGAAACGGAGCGCAACAAGGTCTTTGCGCTCAAGATACTGCGCAAGTCCGAGGTGGTCAAGCTCAAGCAGATCGATCATGTGCGCCACGAGCGCGCCATCCTCGCCGACGTGTCGGGGTTCCCGTTTATAACAAACATGCTCGCCTCCTTCTCCGACCACGACTTCCTCTACATTGTGCTCGACTACGTGCCCGGCGGCGAGCTCTTTTCGtacctgcgcaagtaccgaCGCTTCGACGAGGACATGGCCCGCTTCTACGCCGCCGAGATCGTCCTGGTGCTCGAGTACCTGCACGAGGCCCAGGACGGCGTGGCCTACCGCGACCTCAAGCCCGAGAACCTGCTGCTGGACGGCCAGGGCCACATCAAGCTCGTCGATTTCGGCTTCGCAAAGAGGCTCGGCGGCAGGAGGGACGGCGACAACAGCGGAACCCAGGAGACGTACACCCTGTGCGGAACCCCAGAGTACCTGGCCCCCGAGGTTATCCATAACAAGGGTCACACCACCGCCGTGGACTGGTGGGCCCTGGGCATTCTGATTTACGAGTTTCTTACCGGGTACCCGCCGTTCTGGCATCAGAACCCAATCGAGATTTACAAGCA GATCGTCGAAAAGCCCGTCGTCTTCCCGCAAGACCCGCCAATTTCTCCCAACGCACAGGACATCATCCGGCAGTTCTGCACCGTCGACCGCTCCCGCCGCCTCGGTAACATcagcggcggcgccgcgcGGGTAAAGGAGCACCCCTTCTTTGAAGGCGTCGACTGGGAAGCCATCTACAGCCGCAAGTTCCCGGGACCCATCCTGCCGCCGATCAGATACCCCGGCGACGCTCAGTGCTTTGACATTTACCCCGAGGAGGACGTCGGCAAGGATCCTTACACGGACGAGATGGCTCAAAAGTACGACCACTACTTTCAGGACTTTTGA